One genomic window of Pseudomonas chlororaphis subsp. piscium includes the following:
- a CDS encoding DUF6484 domain-containing protein: MSVKQHLPVKIPARLDGVVIGILLDVPQAGAPVVAFPGCPSETGIAARTTTELSRDDIGAQVALMFEAGDPSLPLVIGRIQRLPETTVPAIAHLDGERLEFTAEREIVLRCGKASITLTRAGKVIIQGAYLSSRSSGVNRIKGGSVQIN, encoded by the coding sequence ATGAGCGTCAAACAGCACCTCCCCGTCAAAATCCCCGCGCGCTTGGATGGCGTGGTCATCGGCATTCTGCTGGACGTTCCCCAGGCCGGCGCGCCGGTGGTGGCATTTCCCGGCTGCCCCAGCGAAACCGGCATCGCCGCCCGCACCACCACCGAGCTCAGTCGCGACGACATCGGCGCCCAGGTCGCACTGATGTTCGAAGCCGGCGACCCGAGCCTGCCGCTGGTGATCGGCCGCATTCAGCGTCTCCCTGAAACGACCGTCCCCGCCATTGCCCACCTGGATGGCGAACGCCTGGAGTTCACCGCCGAGCGGGAAATCGTGCTGCGTTGCGGCAAGGCCAGCATCACCCTGACCCGCGCGGGCAAGGTGATCATCCAGGGCGCCTACCTGTCCAGCCGCTCCAGCGGGGTCAACCGCATCAAGGGCGGTTCGGTGCAGATCAACTAG
- a CDS encoding DUF2169 family type VI secretion system accessory protein: MELLNASKLLAAYTQGLAPDGRESLVVVAKGTFNLPLDGRAASLAETQQPLLMADTFLGEPGLSAPLQEMDFAPVKPCCDVLIRGKAYAPGGRPVTQLTAGIRVGRMSKAFSVLGPRQWQSGLLGVSPGLPQPFTEQDISYARAFGGSHPIANDPQLRHCYLDNPIGCGWYPRSADSADIVGMPMPSTEELGKPIDSPSGDFRPMALGPIGRGWPQRARFAGTYDDAWLADCFPFLPADFDHRYFQAAPGDQQTHYLRGGEDVLLLNLTPQERAGFRIPEMEVPVTFFLKKGGHETVQAVIDTLLIDTDTQRVEITWRTSRPLKRNLFEIAQVLVGSMSTGWWRARELGKDYYPSLSALVKAKHAPEEPH, translated from the coding sequence ATGGAACTGCTCAACGCCAGCAAACTGCTTGCGGCCTATACCCAGGGCCTGGCGCCCGATGGCCGCGAATCCCTGGTGGTGGTGGCCAAAGGCACGTTCAACCTGCCCCTGGACGGCCGCGCGGCCAGCCTCGCCGAGACCCAGCAACCGCTACTGATGGCCGACACCTTCCTCGGCGAGCCCGGCCTCAGCGCCCCGCTGCAGGAAATGGACTTCGCCCCGGTCAAGCCATGCTGCGATGTCTTGATACGCGGCAAGGCCTACGCGCCAGGCGGGCGCCCCGTGACGCAGCTGACCGCGGGCATTCGCGTCGGGCGGATGAGCAAGGCTTTTTCCGTCCTCGGTCCACGGCAATGGCAATCGGGGCTGTTGGGCGTTTCTCCCGGCTTGCCGCAGCCGTTTACCGAGCAGGACATCTCCTACGCCCGGGCGTTTGGCGGCAGCCATCCGATCGCCAACGACCCCCAATTGCGTCACTGCTACCTGGACAATCCGATCGGGTGCGGCTGGTACCCGCGCAGCGCCGACAGTGCCGACATCGTCGGCATGCCGATGCCGAGCACCGAGGAGTTGGGCAAACCGATCGACAGTCCCTCCGGCGACTTCCGCCCCATGGCCCTCGGCCCCATCGGCCGTGGCTGGCCGCAACGCGCCCGCTTCGCCGGCACCTACGACGATGCCTGGCTGGCCGACTGTTTTCCCTTTCTGCCGGCGGATTTCGACCACCGCTACTTTCAGGCGGCCCCCGGCGATCAGCAGACCCACTACCTGCGCGGTGGCGAGGATGTGCTGTTGCTCAACCTCACGCCCCAGGAGCGCGCGGGCTTTCGCATCCCCGAAATGGAGGTGCCGGTGACCTTCTTTCTGAAAAAAGGCGGCCATGAAACCGTGCAGGCGGTGATCGACACCCTGCTGATCGACACCGACACGCAACGCGTCGAGATCACCTGGCGCACCAGTCGCCCGCTCAAGCGCAACCTGTTCGAAATCGCCCAGGTGCTGGTGGGCAGCATGTCCACGGGCTGGTGGCGCGCCCGCGAACTGGGCAAGGATTACTACCCATCGCTGTCGGCACTGGTTAAAGCCAAACACGCGCCCGAGGAGCCCCACTGA
- a CDS encoding TIGR02270 family protein: MTGSTVLLIVHQHAEEAGFLAVLRDYAVSAPHYNLDDLSKLDDRLEAHLDGLRIAAPSGLETLLMRLGPHAIGEMFASAVLAFESGNAEVLSRLSEHLRGALETERGYLMALGWLDWERVSPWIDRLLASPEPLFRRIGLAACGMHRHDPGPALLAGLSHADPGVLARAARTAGELRRRDLMPAIRAHRQHQEAAPRFWANWATAQMGDEEALEPLRQFAERPGEFQYRALCVLLAWQKRERSIAWIRRLMQNPEQRRIGIQAVGLLGDPVSVPWLIQQMSDLPHARVAGEAFSLMTGADLALLDLELQDLPDFDAGPNDDPEDANVVMDPDENLPWPDPPLIAAWWQAHGGDFQAGVGYVLGLQQSESSYRQALIRGQQHQRIAAACGIARLRPSEVLFPTSAPAWRQKALLGEPAGFGR, from the coding sequence ATGACCGGGTCCACAGTACTACTCATTGTTCACCAACACGCCGAAGAAGCCGGCTTCCTAGCCGTCCTGCGCGATTATGCCGTAAGTGCACCGCATTACAATCTGGACGACCTAAGCAAACTGGACGACCGTCTCGAAGCTCATCTCGATGGCTTGCGGATCGCAGCCCCTAGTGGCCTGGAAACCCTGCTGATGCGGCTCGGCCCGCACGCCATCGGCGAGATGTTCGCCAGTGCGGTGCTGGCCTTCGAGTCGGGTAATGCTGAGGTATTGTCGCGGCTCAGCGAGCATCTGCGGGGAGCCTTGGAAACGGAGCGCGGCTATCTGATGGCCTTGGGTTGGCTCGACTGGGAGCGGGTATCGCCCTGGATCGACCGCCTGCTCGCCTCCCCCGAGCCCCTGTTCCGCCGCATCGGCCTGGCCGCCTGTGGCATGCACCGCCACGACCCAGGCCCCGCCCTGCTGGCCGGACTGTCCCATGCCGACCCCGGCGTGCTGGCGCGGGCCGCTCGTACTGCCGGCGAGCTGCGCCGTCGTGACCTGATGCCGGCGATTCGTGCCCACCGCCAGCATCAGGAGGCAGCCCCACGCTTCTGGGCCAACTGGGCCACCGCGCAGATGGGTGACGAGGAAGCTTTGGAGCCGCTGCGCCAGTTCGCCGAGCGACCGGGCGAGTTCCAGTACCGCGCGCTCTGCGTATTGCTGGCCTGGCAAAAGCGCGAGCGCAGCATCGCCTGGATCCGCCGGTTGATGCAGAACCCCGAGCAGCGGCGTATCGGCATCCAGGCTGTTGGGCTGCTGGGTGATCCGGTCAGTGTGCCCTGGCTGATACAGCAGATGAGCGACCTGCCGCATGCCCGCGTCGCTGGCGAGGCCTTCAGCCTGATGACTGGCGCCGACCTGGCGCTGCTCGATCTGGAATTGCAGGACCTGCCGGATTTCGATGCCGGCCCGAACGACGACCCTGAGGATGCCAATGTCGTCATGGACCCCGATGAGAACCTGCCCTGGCCCGACCCGCCGTTGATCGCAGCCTGGTGGCAAGCCCATGGCGGCGACTTCCAGGCGGGCGTGGGTTATGTGCTGGGGCTGCAACAGAGCGAAAGCAGTTATCGGCAAGCGCTTATCCGCGGCCAGCAACACCAGCGTATCGCCGCGGCATGCGGCATCGCTCGCTTGCGGCCGAGCGAAGTGCTTTTCCCCACCAGCGCCCCCGCCTGGCGGCAAAAGGCATTATTGGGAGAGCCTGCGGGGTTCGGGCGCTGA
- a CDS encoding LysR family transcriptional regulator — protein sequence MNPFEDMRIFCQVMDSGSFTAAADQLGLSKQFVSRRLMQLEERLGVRLLNRSTRRLDVTPLGQSYYESALRLLSEVEQVEQGIAGQTVEPRGTIRLSAPLSFAMAHLGELLPLFLRRYRDVTVEVDLSDRSVDLLGEGYDLALRIGVLEDSTLIARRIASIQRVYCASPAYLAERGTPLRPEELQGHDCLPYGHGRQVQWRFEGQGNKPLLVNVTGRMRVNNGELLKDAAIAGMGITYLPTFIVEAALKDGRLVSLLDDFEPAPLALSAVYPQHRQGSRPVQVFIEFLREQLNRGVASVAR from the coding sequence ATGAACCCGTTCGAAGACATGCGTATTTTTTGCCAGGTCATGGACTCCGGCAGTTTCACCGCGGCGGCGGATCAGTTGGGCCTGTCCAAGCAGTTCGTCAGCCGGCGCCTGATGCAACTGGAAGAACGCCTGGGCGTGCGCCTGCTCAATCGCTCGACCCGGCGCCTGGACGTGACGCCCCTGGGGCAGAGCTACTACGAGTCGGCCCTGCGCCTGCTCAGCGAAGTCGAGCAGGTGGAGCAGGGCATCGCCGGCCAGACCGTCGAGCCCCGGGGCACCATTCGCCTGAGCGCGCCGCTGTCGTTCGCCATGGCCCATTTGGGGGAGCTGTTGCCGCTGTTCCTGCGGCGCTATCGCGACGTCACGGTCGAGGTCGATCTCAGCGACCGCTCGGTGGACCTGCTCGGCGAGGGCTACGACCTGGCCTTGCGCATCGGCGTGCTGGAAGACTCGACACTGATCGCCCGGCGCATCGCCTCGATCCAGCGGGTGTATTGCGCCAGCCCGGCCTACCTGGCCGAGCGCGGCACCCCGCTCAGGCCCGAGGAGCTGCAAGGCCATGACTGCCTGCCTTACGGCCATGGTCGCCAGGTGCAGTGGCGTTTCGAAGGGCAGGGCAACAAGCCCTTGCTGGTCAACGTCACCGGCAGGATGCGGGTCAACAACGGTGAATTGCTCAAGGACGCGGCCATCGCCGGCATGGGCATCACTTACCTGCCGACCTTTATCGTCGAGGCGGCGCTCAAGGACGGGCGACTGGTGTCGCTGCTGGACGACTTCGAGCCCGCGCCCCTGGCCTTGTCGGCGGTCTACCCGCAGCACCGCCAGGGTTCGCGACCGGTGCAGGTGTTTATCGAGTTTCTGCGCGAACAGCTGAATCGCGGCGTGGCGTCGGTCGCGCGATAA
- the ycaC gene encoding isochorismate family cysteine hydrolase YcaC, producing the protein MSNVPYKRLDINDAVVLLVDHQTGLISLVQDFSPNEFKNNVLALADCAKFFKLPTILTTSFESGPNGPLVPELKQMFPDAPYIARPGQINAWDNEDFVKAIKATGRKQLIIAGVVTDVCVAFPTLCALEEGFDVFVVTDASGTFNEVVQQAAWARMAAAGAQLVNWFSVACELQRDWRNDMEGLANLLSQRIPNYRNLMNSYSAFTAK; encoded by the coding sequence ATGAGCAACGTACCCTACAAACGTCTGGACATTAATGACGCCGTTGTCCTGCTGGTCGACCATCAGACCGGCCTGATCTCGCTGGTCCAGGATTTCTCGCCGAACGAGTTCAAGAACAACGTGCTGGCCCTGGCCGACTGCGCCAAGTTCTTCAAACTGCCGACCATCCTCACCACCAGCTTCGAATCCGGCCCGAACGGCCCACTGGTACCCGAGCTGAAACAGATGTTCCCGGACGCGCCCTACATCGCTCGTCCAGGCCAGATCAATGCCTGGGACAACGAAGACTTCGTCAAGGCGATCAAGGCCACCGGCCGCAAGCAACTGATCATCGCCGGCGTGGTGACCGATGTCTGCGTGGCGTTCCCGACCCTGTGCGCACTGGAAGAAGGTTTTGACGTGTTCGTCGTGACCGACGCTTCCGGTACCTTCAACGAAGTGGTGCAGCAGGCCGCCTGGGCCCGCATGGCCGCCGCCGGCGCGCAACTGGTCAACTGGTTCTCCGTGGCGTGTGAGCTGCAGCGCGACTGGCGCAACGATATGGAAGGCCTGGCCAACCTGCTGTCGCAGCGTATCCCGAACTACCGCAACCTGATGAACAGCTACTCGGCATTCACTGCCAAATAA